The DNA segment CTCCGAGTTGGATCCGAGGTTTGACCCGACCCACTGGACTGACGCTATGTCCCATCCGCAGTCAGCAGGCAGTCCTCGAGCCTTGAGTCCTCCATCGCCCCCAACACGCGCACCCCCGCGCGTGCACTCGCATCACCCTCTTCCTTCGCAACTGTCACGACGGCCTTCCCTCTCTTTTCAGTCGCCGGAAATTTGATGACTACCCTGATTTCCCACCATAAGGTTACCGCGTAACAAAACCCATCAACCCAAACCTCCACTAGGCTGGGAGGAGACTCACCGTTCCGCTTCACCAAGAGGCGTGCCCACTGTAATTCCTCCATTTTTTCCGTTTGATGATCAATCGCAAGGAGACCCCCACACGCCTCCCCAATCTTCCTCAGAATATCCCGTTCCCACAGGGAGACAGGTAGCCTTACTACCCGTACCCAAGCTTCATTGCTCCTTTCCCCTTCCTTCAAACATCCCGTCTTTGGACTCCACTTCTCTAAATGGAGAGCTACCCCCCCAAGCAAAATGCTTCCCATCTTAGAGGCTTGCTCAGCCTCTGCCGGGATCTCAAACTCCATTAAAACCTTACCCCTCTCCATTTTAGCCAGCCCTAAATTTCCTTTTAACCTCCAGATTCTCGCTAACTGGGATCCCCACCCTCTGAGATCGTCCCCCTTCGCTGCATTGTGATTCCAAGTCCCAACAATACAGTGGCCAAGTTTGGATAAATTCCTCCCCACCTCCTCCTTGGTGACATCTACCCTAACTGCTGCTCTCTCCTTTTCCTTCGCCACTTTGGTCGCTTCCATATATGACTTCACCATGTTCGGCTTCGACCGAGACACATCTACCTTCTGGTTATTAGGGTAACTTTCTTCGCAACCCAAACTCCGCAATATGTCCACCATTGAAGCCCATCCGCCCTTTACTCCTCTTCCTTTGGGAATAAAGACGCTAAACCTCTTTCTCTCCAAATCCGCAACCCCCAAACGGAGAAAGCAGCCCCCTCTGTTGTAGTCGCGCGACAGAGAGTACATCCTCCCATTCTCCTTCCACTCTCTTACCCACCTACCCATTCTTCCGTCCTCAATACTCAGATTCAGACATTCGAAGACTATCCCGAGGCTCACCGGACCTAGTCTGACCCACGACGAGATCCCGCCTTTCCGTTCCACAATCGTGGCATGCAATCTGCCTCTCCTCTCCTCCACCTCGACCTCGAAACTTTTCGATTCCACGCCGAATCCACCCCTCTTGACATTCTTCCCAGGCCTCGCATGGCTCGCGCCTTCTGCGATTTCCGTCGAACCCTCATCGCCACCGCTCACTCTCTCTCTCGcgatctttctctctctaaccctctctctctcctccatgAAAATAgagagatttttgaagaattttacATCCATAGTAACAAAATTTTTCTTGATAGGAGGGCGAAAACATTTGTTCCCCTTTTGTGTAAGTGAGTAACCCAAAAATATGCACTTAATGGTTCTTGGATTTAATTTGGATCGTACCCTGCTTGAAAGATGAATAAAGATTGCACACCCAAAACCCTTAAGAGGAAGGGACTCGGAGAGATTAATACTAGGAAAGAGTGTTTTAAAACCTTGACAGGAATTTTGGAGGGTGTGCAACTTATTAAATAGGTAGCAGTTAAGACATCACTTTAGTAAATTTTAGGGACATTGTGGGTAAACTGTAAGGCTCTAGCAACTTCcaacaaatatttgttttttctctttgctaCTTCATTTTGTTAGGTGTGTCATAACCTAAGGAATGGTGAACAAGTCCATCTTCAAGAAGATACGatcccaaaatatttttacaaaattttttagTTCTTTGTAACTTTACTAATGGGAAAAAAGGGCCATTGACAACCTTGACTTATCTTTTCCTAAACATGGAATATAGGTTAAAAAAGCATCTAAATTGCTACTCATGTGATGGATTGCCCTTAATCAATGACCCAAGGATTAGATGAGACATTATCATAGGCTTTCAAAGTTGTATGGGTATTAATTGATTGAGCAGAATTACTAGATTTCAAGTTACAAATCTATCCCAAAATTTTGTACAATGTCTCCAATTTTGGTGAAAGAGGCATTATCGTTGAGTTCTCCCACCAAGCATGCCACATATAGGTTTAGAATCTTCGGTGGTCACAATGTGATTCTCCTTCTTATAGGGTTACTCACCTTCTTTGTCACTTAGAAAAGAAGATTTTCCATATAGTTTCCAACATGTTTCGGCTTGTTGTAGTAGTCACACCATTCATTATCTTTTTCCTTAAGTTTTTTTATCCTTGGTTTGTTTTGAGCGGTAGCAGCAGAGTTAAAACTCTCTTGAACTATGTTAAGTCCTGAACTTTCTTGTGAAATGGGCTTGTGCTGGGAACCCCAGATTACTCAATTCTCGTACCTTGaatctcatagggtgcatgcatctatccctaTCTAAATCTATCACTGTGGAAACACATGactataaaaaccattattaactaTAGATCTAGAGATACGGTATTCATACCTGTgatctggatgttcccaaatcaaattcCATCCAATGAAGAAGAAGTCTGAAGAGTTTGAAGGTCTCATAAACCCAAGATCTTCCGCCTGATGACTCGAACCATGATCTTGgtactccaaagtgtgggcaaTGGAAGGGAGGAAACtttgactctctttctctctgtaAGGTGGAAGATGACTAGCTGAAAGTCATTAGGAAATCTTAACccataaaggggtatttataaggttacCCATTACTTAACCCCACTAAGGCTTAGGTCAATTAATTTAGCTCAAAAtggattttaattgattaattaaccatataagactatttaattaatcaattagtccaaaTCCGAGACCTTATTCATTATCTCCTGTgtaaccttgtgtaattactaaaatgcccttatgcataagaatgaacttagagtcaatccaacctcCATAAACCGTgccatcatggtatatgagctcaaagcgggAACTATTGAGACCCATGAGAGTATtggcttcctcaaaatccaattcctAAATTGATctaacattccactaaagagaatcaactacactccaataccctatgtaaataataatgagacgAAGTTCAGGCCCGTGACCTATTATCCACTGTATGCAGAttccccatgaattggtatcCGTAATCTAACAAAATAGTGTTATTTCCTATCAAGAGTACCTCTCTGattcttgagttacagatcccacttattatgtgatcaattgacatactctaactttaAGGAGTAtatttcaaattccattaaaagaattaatatggccacaaatttcatgatcacatgtcttttgAATCACCAacggggacacattgtctcaatcccatgaaatatcatgacgcctttattgagaatatctgttggggatatatgaccactttatggtttcacccataggtcaaagtcttttgttaattttggtACAGActcaatatcttctcaaggttGCGAATCCATACAAtatagtaacttggtgaatcatgatatttgatagccttgcatcatgattcaccgtaggtcctgTCCAGTATGCAtgacatacactagtgcactcaccatggaaaactgATCCCGacagccaagacaagtcatccctccaatttgGAGGTAGTACGCCACAGTCTCTACTGGATTACCTAAATCTATTAACTGATTGTGGACAATTTATCTACtaataaggaacccatgacttgtatattctgtacaactcttaatgcacccaaatcatgtacaatataagagaTATGAGCcgaatgttcaaatcaatgtcaatacaccaataGGATAGCAatgggatagttaagtctaactttgttatatcatgtcttgtTTTAAGGGGTCAATCCCAACAACTTGATCATCAAAGTCTTGCAATCTTCTTCATTGCTCacataaaagaaagttttatcTAAAGATGGGAAAGGTTCCTTACCAACCATTCTATCTCTAACCTCATCAAACCCAAGATTGGGCTTGGCTAAAAGTTCAAAGACTCAATCTTGTTCCAAGATTTCTGCTGTTGCCACATCCTTTGGTGCTTTCATCTCTAAATACTGATGCATATCCAATTCTTGCCATAAAACCACCATAATGTTATAGTAGGTAGTCACAGTGAGATCTCCCTGCTTTGTATTGTTAATTGTTGTTTTCAACTCAAATATACAAACACCATTTCCTTTCTTGGAAAATGTTTGAGATATTGTATCCGAAACTTCTTTGGCAGTAGAAAGGAATAGAAAAGGTTTATTGATCCCATGTTGCATAGAGTTGATCGACCATGAGATGACCCTAGATTTTTCAGCTTCTCATAATTTGAAAGAAGGATCTGAGATTTTAGTTGTTTAATGCTACTGGCCAAATATCCCATCTTTCCTCCATTCTTAACAAAAAGTGACACAGCTTGTGACCATCCAAGAAAATTTCTGCCATTCAGTTTTCCAGAGTAATATGAAGGGTTGGATTTTCATAATGGGTGATGGATCTAGTCTGCTGTGTTGTTTCAGTAAGagttttttcataaattctGGCCATCGGAAAAACAAACAGGCAAaaagagaagaaggagaaggaatATAAAGGTGATGGAAGGAATGGTGGCAATGAAGGCCGATAGGATTTTTAGATTGGTTAGGCTCTTTGTAGGGCGCATTTGATGGTTTTTGTGTCTTCGCACTTCCTTTTGGGTCTTGTGGCTACTTTGTATACATTGCGTATACCCTCACTTAATTAGACCAGAGAAGTATTTATAGTGTATAAGTACATGATCTGTACAGCTATTGGCAGAAAAGAGGTTTAGTATGCAACTATTCAATTCCTTGAATTACTGCATGATCTACTCCCTACCTAACATACACAAAACATTGACTAAACCTGATTCTACATTGCCTTTGCTAACAAAAACTAATTTGGAGGTACATGAACTATGTTTGCTTGcttatttccaattttaaattGAAGTCAAGGGCTCAAGTCTTTGATCTcaaattgttgtttttgttgttgttcttATTCATTTATGTTTCATTTGATTTGTTTTGGATATATGTTGTAACCTGTAAATCATATCCCTGATGGAACCATATTTGTTTCTTCTTGAATGGATGCCAAGTTGTGTCTCTTCGAGGATGGTAATAATCTGTTGTTGTttgtccatttttctttttcttttttggcttttatttcatgttgtattttcttctttttctttttcaatttctctGGGATAAACCTGGATGTATATCTCTTGCTTGAAAGAGATTGAAAAAATACTGTCTTTTTAATCAGATCAGAGTGACTGGGTTTTAGTGCCACAGGTCTGGTTTaaccacttttcttttttatttgccTAAGTCAATCAGGGACTTTCTTGGAATGAACTGCTCTTTATGGCCCCTTTATTTTCTGCCATAAAAGAAGAGAGATATctttttggatatatttttgATAGGGTCTTTTAAGATACAGTTTAATGATGGTACTTCCAAAATTCTTTGTTTTGTCCCTTTTTGCCTTCTGGTGCTCTTCATATACCTCATGTGCACTTGGTTTGCTCCTCCCTTTTTTCTTAGGTgctttttgatgattttttttttcctttgcctatctcagaaaaaaaaataaaaaaaaattgtgtttttttaattcatgTTTTCCAGACACAAAGAATTCATGAATCTTGAACTTATGAGAAGTGGTTTCAGAAGATAGTTCCTCTATGCCTTTTCTGGTCCATTTTGAGGGAGTGCTATAGAAGGTAGTTTGAGGGGGTGGAAGGCATGGAACTGATGTTGAGAAATCTCTTTGCAAATACATTGTTCTCTGCATCAAACGTTGCTGAAAATTGTAACTTAAAATGGATTGCAGTGTCTGTTGTGGGGCCATGGTGTTTGCATTATTTCAGGTTGTTTCAGTGCTTCTTAGATACTGGAAAGTTCTCACTAGGTGGAATTGAAGATATATCAAATAAGGTAGGAGAAAGATATGGAGAACTGTTCCTCTTTGTTTAGTCTGGTAAATTTGGAAAACAAAGGAATGTGGAAACTTTTGGGACATCAAATCCATAATCCCAAAATTAAAGGACAAAGTGCTGGTTTCTTTCCAATCGGGGGCTGACCATGGTTCTGGTGGAATGAGATGACACTCGTGTACATTAATAGCTTGGGCAACATTAGTGGATAAAGGGATTTGTCATTCTCTTTCTTATGTTCCCTGTCTTATGACAATAGGTGCAGTCTGAGTATTCTTCTGTTTGCTTGGGTTGTGCTCCCTTCGGAGCTTTTCTAAtctaatttcattaactaagaACAACAGAATCCACTCACTAAAACTCAAGTGGAATATGAAGTCTTGATCTACCACCCTATGTTTAAATGAACTCCTGAGACATCCACCTCAATTCAGTCTACTTCATCTTTCCATGGCACCACCTCTTTCTCTCCTTGCTTGCCTGGACAAGACAGATAAGATGAAGGTTAATGGTAAAAGCAAGCAACACAATAGCCTGAGGTTCATAGCTGGGGAGGTGACCTAGGGGTTCGGTGACCTGGGGGTTTGCCCTGTCCACCAACCAAGCAAAGCAAGCCAGCCAACCGAGATTGATCCTGGACCTGATAGGATTTTCTGGCATGGATATGCTTTGTTATTCAAGTAAAgaagtttaatataaaatagcTAAGCATAAAGCACCAAGAAAATGCAGCAAGCTTGACCAAATAAAGTGCTTCATGTTATCTCCCTTCAAGTGAGGGTTATTCTTATTATCCTGGACAGGAAtcttgaattaatatttttggtTTCCTGGAGTTTTCTGTTAGTGCAATTTAACAACAGTGTGTCTGGGCAGAACCTCCACCTTGTCTTTTCTTCATTCTGTTTGTAAACAGAATTTATAAACGTCATCTTGTAGAGAAAATGGATGTAAATATGGTAAATCCAACTGATTACTCTGACTAACCCAACCTTGGTTAGCAAAAGAGACGAGAAAACTCTGTTACTCTTGGCTCTCAAAATAACTagtgttattttttatgttgtttgTTAAGTTTCTCTTGGAATGATTTCAGTTGTGAAACCTCTATCCATGGTTcaagcctctctctctctctcttaacacTGAATATTTGTAGTTGGTTTTATGGCATGGAAATTGCTTTAAATTGATAGAACTCAATCCATTAACCTATGATTGAATAAACCCGAAggataaaatttcttatttcagTCCAAGTCATTCTTCATTAAAATCACTTTGAATACTCCCTGATTGTTCATTTAACCCTGTTCTTTGCATTAAAAGTGCAGTTCCTATTGTGACTGATACAACATGGCAGTCACTTGTTCTCAAGGCTACTGGCCCTGTGCTGGTTGAGTTCTGGGCCCCATGGTGCGGCCCCTGCCGTATCATCCATCCGGTAGTAGCTGAACTCTCTGAAGAGTATGCAGGGAAGCTCAAGTTCTTTAAACTGAATACTGATGATAGTCCTTCAATTGCAACCCAATATGGAATCCGAAGCGTCCCAACAACCATGATATTCATCAACGGTGAGAAGAAAGATGCAGTCCTTGGTGCAGTGCCTAAAACCACACTAACTGCTAGCATTGAGAAGTTTTTGTAGAGGTGGGTAAGCAAATGTCTTTGCAAGGTTCTTCAGTCTTATGTCTCTTAAATGTTTTTCATGTTGCAAAATGAATATGTTTCCATGAAAGTTTATAGCAGTTTTGTGTAGTTTTCAAGGCTTTATTGCTCATGTTTATGCGTGCGTaagtcaaaattttaatatttttctttctcatctgAGCTTCTCCAATAAGAATGTTAGCTGAATATTTGCTTTATATAAATTGCATGACCATTTTGGTGGGAATTATTGCTCTTTTGTCAATGAATGGTTTGAAGTTGGGAGTTCAAAATCAAACTTGATAAAGACCCTGGTCCAGGCTTCTTCtcttctttactttttattttttttctcttttctagaaTAGTTGAATCGGACTAGTTCTTCACTTGGAGTGAAATAACTTGGTATGACGAAAGTCTGGATTAAGCAGAAAAGAATTCTTGCTTTGTATCTTTCAATTCAGGGCAGGTAAGGCAGGTTACGGTTCATAGGTGATCTTATATTCAACTTGAGGGACCATTCCCTAGCCCTTTTGCTTTCATGAAATTGATGGATTGAGCCTGAAATCATATCCTCTAGAATCGCTTACCAGATTGGTTTGTGAGGCTAATTTGTCCAACAACTAGATCCTGCCTCATGGCAAAATGCTAAATATGAAATTACACTAACCATCTTTATCTATGTCAATATTCAAAGTATAGGTTGCACAGTATTTAATTACATGAAGAGGTCAACTTGTCCCACTGGAAATTTATCATTAACACCAGGGATAACTCAGCAACTTTTTACACATTTTGCGCTCTAAACAAAGAACCCCATCACAGTCATTCAATCACCCAGTGGCTAAAGCATGTGACATCTACTAGTTGTTTAACttattcagttttttttttcatctccaTTAGGATAATATATCACAATCACCTAGGAGGTTTTCAACAATTTGACTGAATCCCATTGACATGGTCAGAGGTGAGACATATTCTAAAGATCGAAGAAGGGAAGGTaaagaaatatttcaaaaaccTGTGGAGAGGCCATACCCCATCATAGTCTTGGAAAGTAACTAGTACAACAGCCCTTGCCATATTGGAAAGAACaccattgttgagtatgaggtaTTGCATTGAAGCATTTCACTAAAACACATGCAATCTGATGCAGCTGATATGGTTGATAGGATCATTTAACCAAGGGTGTCTCTTTCATAATATATCACTCTTTTCTTCCCTGGTCAGATATGGGTATCAAGGTTGTTATTTATGTTTGAACTTGGGCCAGTCCAGTGGTCTGGACTATCAGAATGGATTGCTAAATTTAGTGGTGATTAGACTCTGATCATGGATAGTGATATTGTCAATGATGCTTCTTCTTTTATagtgttatatttttaatgcaTAGCAAAAGAGGATGGACACTCCAAAGCATTAATAAcagaaaaaaaacaaggaaaaattgTCTCTTTAACTTGTCTCATATCCACAAGCTAATACAATAATATAGCAATGCAGTGGCCTAAAGGGAAAACAACTTCAACAATATCTATTCCCTCATTTTATCGTATGTGTTAGCCTTGTTGATTACTGCCTTTGATCATTTTGCAGTACCTTTGCATTTTGTCTTGTTCTGCAAATAGCCTACATGATCAGGTGCAGTACCTTAACTTGCCCTCCACTGTTGCTAGCATTCCTATGGATATATACAAGTGGTAAATccttatttatcattattattatcatggTTGAAAAGCTAAACCATCCCCCTCGCCAAATGACGAAACAGCTTGCCATTAGAATCATGGTGTATCTCCACTTGTGGTTTTTTCTCTTAGAATATTGCTTTATCTCCACTTGGAGTAGGGTCACTGTTTATGCAGGCAGTCCTAGAATCCTCACCCTTTTGCTTGAAGATATTATTCGATACAAAATTTAAGGAGCAGTTGCTAGGAGAGAGGGAGGTTTTGACCTTCAAATGAGTAGTTTTGGAGTGTTAAGTGGGTTAAGGCATGAGAAGCCTTCTGACCTTTAACTCCATGAGGGGGGTGTATGTTTAAATGTCTCATTCAagttactaaaaaaatatagaagagGATTTGTCAACTTATTGGATGATACAATCAAACAACTCCCCTTGAGCAATGATTGATAGGaaattaatactaaaattaGTGTTGCCGACCTCCACAATTGATTGGAGACTGACCTAATATGCCTTTTGATCATACAAACTCAAGTGTTACAGAAGTTTTTTCGTGAAGTCTTTTCCCATGATCaacaagaaaatgatgaatTCCCCATAATGGGATTCACTGAGCTGTCTCACTTGAGAgttgttttttaagaaacaGATTGTAACATGGTGGTATATGCAGTAGAAATGTCATCATCCAGAATCAAACAGGACACTATGGGATGCCATTTGTATCATATCATATCCATCAAATCCTGCAACTCTTATTGGGCAAGAAAAAGACTACTAACCTATTAGTCTACACTACTAGGAAAATGAGAaaggaggaaaaggaaaaaccTTATCCCCTCTCTGTTTGTTGAGTGAGAAAATTTTCTTcccaaacaagagaaaaaaccAGCTTTCGCCCCACTTTTGTCTGGTGGAAGTAAACAACAAAAACTCTAAATATGATGGAAACATATCAGTTCAAGTTCCAATAATTTGAGAGAGTGGGGATACCATTACATAATAGTATCCATTCCACATTGGAGAGCAGATGAGTGCAATGAATCCATACAAAAGAGAGATCCCATAAGCCTCTGTGCCCTGCACCAgcctttatttatatatatatgtatatataattggGATTTTTGGATTGGTTGGCATTTCATTTTCACGACCTTTTTATGATTCGTTCCAATTTTATTGTATGTTATGAGTGTGTGAAAGTCAAGTGGCTTTCTACGAGGATAACGTGCCCATCACCTATTGCAATCACCAACCAATTTTTATCTTCATCTCCCAATCCAAATGAAAACAAGAGAAGGCATGGATTTTGTCTTCTTCTCCAAGTGGAAATATATCttttcaaataacttttttattttttttatttttttattttataaataaaatttattttacattggaAATTGATAAGTTTTGTATTTagtcttttaagtaatatttTCAGTCCAATCAAAGTACTAAATTATGATGACTTTGTATAGTATTAGTATTAGTGTTAGTATTAGCATCTCCTCTTAAGTCTTAAGAATACCCACAACTTCTTTTCCTATGAACCTAATTTATTAgagattttcctttcatttaattgaaaaatgtcAAGGTATAGTTGGCTTATCATTCATATTGGgttaacttttttcttctttttttttcataaaagggttgacttttatttaatttgataaggTCAAtgaataatcaaatatcattattatttttcttggtagtTCACTTAAAGGAAAATGAGAATTAAAGGAGTCTACTTTGGGATTTGGAAGATGGGAAGAGGGGGGGGTTGCCCCTTCCAAGCTTGATGGCCACATGGAATGTACACTATTCATCTATCAAGTCCACTCTCTTACTTGAAAGCAACTTCactattaaacaaaaaaaaaaattagtgaatCCAAAGAAGGAGATAACTTAAAAGTGATATGAAacttaaaataagttattaaaatGTGCTTAACAACCATGTCTAACAATTAATTATCTTATCATCTTTTTGTTGACAATTAATTTCTCTATTTAATGACTCATGAGATCTTAATATGCTTATATATATAAGGATGACAAAGGGACTCTcccttttttaaatttattcttatttttatctttaaaaaaatatagacaaTATACAAATTCATTATgaataaatatcttaaatttgcCTTcaacttatttatatttatctcaaaCTCATCTCGATTTGATGAATATGATTAGTTATAACAACCCCTAATATAATAatcatgattagttataacaAAATTCAACTTTATAACAATGATGACTAATatatttaaagaattttatGGAATTCATGTTTTCGAAGGTTCACTTAccctaatttttatatttttaataataatcataaattattatcTGCGATGTAAGTTATTCTTTATATTGGTCTAAAGAATCTTTGACGAATCAACTTTATCATGAATTAAGGAAATAATATTGTATAAAAGATTgggtattttttaaattaatatttcataacCTTATATTTGCAAGCAATCTACCTCATCagggataaatttttttactttgttcATGAATATTTGCTTGGGTTCACTATCACttggatttggattttgaattatttgacttttggatttggattttttttaattgaaatatttttaaaaatatatatttttattacaatGACGATAATAACTTcacaaattaaattaggattaaaaaaaagaccattttttacattttttttattagaaagtcAACTCTCTGTAAAATTATTCATAtgataaaatgaataatttgaagtttattataaatataaacataatgttAAAGTATCAAATGAAATTACGCATTGAATTTTTGGTAGTCGAtccataataaaaaaacaaaaagtgttTGTGATTGTTCTaggaaaaatgaaacaaaatttcatCTGAAGCAATTTAAGTCATTGAATGAGAATAAtagacaaaaatataaaaatacaaatgaatAGATACGTAACAAATAATCGGTGGCAAAATTTTCAAGCCATAAAACATTACAAACTTGAATTGTAAGAATAGATGGCCACGTGGAAATCCATTCACTCCCGAAAAGAAAGGCCACATAATGGTGTGTTGTCATACACgtggaggaaaaaaaagtatGTATAAACCCAAATTAGGGGTCCAAAAGAAGTCTCATCCAGAAGGTTCTAGAATCACTTTTAGGCTTTCTTGGCTTCTGTGCAAACCTGATACTTTGTCTGCTGTGGTGCAATGAAATTCTGCCACGTCACAAGGTTTTAGAAATATCCACTGCTCTTGTCCCTTTCtgatatttttttagaagatttttattttttatttttttagttcttgTAGAAGAGATCTGGCCCCATGTAGAAGAGCTGGTGTGTCTACAAATGTCACCCTATTTGCTACGTCCGTACAGattaaacaataattaaaaatccatTAACGAATTCTAATTTAGTGTTGAAcgaatatttcaaattttttttttaattatttatttagtgaaaatCCTATCATCAACGTTGTTTTAAAGTAAAGCCCAATTAGCTTAATTGACTACTAGCTATTGGGGTTATCGTCACCTAATTGGCTTAATCAATTGAGATTTAGCTTTGATTAGTTGAACCAAGGTTTTAccaatttttaagatttttgcTTTCTTTCACCCGTTGAGCCTAATTGATTCAATCGATTTCTTATACCttaatcaattatattaaaaatagatttttaagaaCGTA comes from the Vitis vinifera cultivar Pinot Noir 40024 chromosome 12, ASM3070453v1 genome and includes:
- the LOC100252295 gene encoding uncharacterized protein LOC100252295, which translates into the protein MATALHSVVLPCSSSSDPRAALLPGVMPSPTVVSVGRSSFSLPEFSGLKIHTNSSSALASLNSRTSRVCRRGGRIVCEAQETALDVPIVTDTTWQSLVLKATGPVLVEFWAPWCGPCRIIHPVVAELSEEYAGKLKFFKLNTDDSPSIATQYGIRSVPTTMIFINGEKKDAVLGAVPKTTLTASIEKFL